One segment of Thermodesulfovibrio sp. 3907-1M DNA contains the following:
- a CDS encoding polymer-forming cytoskeletal protein, protein MFFKKQQKMGTVIGAETFINGEITSNSSVRIDGTVEGTVKADWISVGDSGKITGNIVCRGIIIGGNVNGIINASEIITITHKGSVTGEIYTLKLSIEEGGKFEGKSCIQDSTLLSEGK, encoded by the coding sequence ATGTTTTTTAAAAAACAGCAGAAAATGGGAACAGTTATTGGAGCAGAGACTTTTATTAACGGAGAAATAACATCAAACAGCAGTGTAAGAATTGATGGAACAGTTGAAGGTACAGTAAAAGCAGACTGGATTTCAGTAGGAGATTCAGGGAAAATCACAGGGAATATTGTATGCAGAGGTATCATAATTGGTGGAAATGTTAATGGAATCATAAATGCTTCAGAAATAATCACTATAACTCATAAAGGCAGTGTAACAGGCGAAATTTATACTCTTAAGCTTTCCATTGAAGAGGGTGGAAAATTTGAGGGAAAATCCTGCATTCAGGATTCAACTCTTTTGTCGGAAGGAAAATAA
- a CDS encoding anthranilate synthase component I family protein: MQLVLSGNWLVKKGFYEAEIEDIKLYNSLDSIKEIPPLSFAVFSYHLATHTLELNIKESELPPVLIAKIKKFKKLAPKPKKTKLILKGKSLNDDEFKAGVLKIRSLIEDGTVYQINLTNRFDFELCGDPVSLFFNFYKNQPVPYGFFLDTGSFFVISGSMELFLEKTGNKLISKPIKGTSKYLKFLQNSEKDKAENLMITDMMRNDIGRIAHIGSIKVPELFKITKYRTLYQMHSTVEGQTDKSMIEIIKQTFPPASVTGAPKRKTVEMIDTLEPHNREYYCGCAGLIKNETDFTLSILIRTAIGSKNALSYYAGCGIVWDSDPESELNELHLKVKAFYEK, translated from the coding sequence ATGCAACTTGTATTGTCTGGTAACTGGCTTGTCAAAAAAGGCTTTTACGAGGCAGAAATTGAAGATATTAAATTATACAATAGCTTAGATAGTATCAAAGAGATTCCTCCCCTCAGTTTTGCTGTATTTTCCTATCATCTTGCAACCCATACCCTTGAATTAAACATTAAGGAGTCTGAATTACCCCCTGTTTTAATAGCGAAAATTAAAAAATTCAAAAAACTTGCACCAAAACCGAAAAAAACAAAGCTTATACTAAAAGGAAAATCGCTAAACGATGATGAATTTAAAGCAGGAGTCTTAAAAATACGTAGCCTTATAGAGGATGGAACAGTTTATCAGATAAACCTGACAAATCGTTTTGATTTTGAACTTTGTGGAGATCCTGTGAGTCTTTTCTTCAATTTTTATAAAAATCAGCCAGTTCCTTATGGATTTTTTCTTGATACTGGCAGTTTCTTCGTAATTTCTGGCTCAATGGAACTCTTTTTAGAAAAAACAGGAAATAAACTCATAAGCAAACCAATTAAAGGCACCTCAAAATATCTCAAATTCCTCCAGAACAGTGAAAAGGACAAAGCAGAAAATCTCATGATTACAGATATGATGAGAAATGATATTGGTAGAATTGCCCACATTGGAAGTATAAAGGTCCCTGAGCTTTTTAAAATAACAAAATATAGAACTCTTTATCAGATGCACTCAACAGTTGAAGGACAAACAGATAAATCTATGATTGAGATAATAAAACAGACCTTTCCTCCTGCCAGTGTGACTGGTGCACCAAAAAGAAAAACTGTTGAGATGATTGACACACTTGAGCCTCATAATAGGGAGTACTACTGCGGATGTGCAGGACTGATAAAGAATGAAACCGACTTTACTTTATCAATTCTAATAAGAACAGCAATAGGCTCAAAAAATGCTCTTTCCTACTACGCAGGCTGTGGTATTGTATGGGATTCAGATCCTGAGAGCGAATTAAATGAACTGCATTTGAAAGTCAAGGCTTTTTATGAAAAATAA
- a CDS encoding HEPN domain-containing protein, which translates to MGKELALAEIEIAEEKLEAFLDDRKAKRWANATVNLYFALEHAVKALLASVGIEPKSHEGVKIMFSMHFIKSGAVSPKIGRYLGNLYDRRTTAEYSPLRRSEFTEEEVKAYSEWVKEALLEILPLLNKNKVPADKIKYLIEKI; encoded by the coding sequence TTGGGAAAGGAATTAGCATTAGCTGAGATTGAAATAGCAGAAGAAAAGCTTGAAGCTTTTTTAGATGACAGAAAAGCAAAAAGATGGGCAAATGCCACAGTAAACCTCTACTTTGCACTGGAACATGCAGTAAAAGCACTTCTTGCAAGTGTTGGCATTGAACCAAAATCCCATGAGGGCGTAAAAATAATGTTCAGCATGCATTTTATTAAATCAGGTGCAGTCTCACCCAAAATAGGAAGATATCTTGGAAATCTTTATGATAGAAGAACCACTGCTGAATACAGTCCTCTGCGTAGAAGTGAGTTTACAGAGGAAGAGGTAAAAGCTTATTCAGAATGGGTTAAAGAAGCATTATTGGAAATACTGCCCCTCCTCAATAAAAATAAAGTGCCTGCAGATAAAATCAAATATTTAATTGAAAAAATATAG
- a CDS encoding sigma-54 dependent transcriptional regulator, which produces MTSILVIDDEQLQREILKTILSEEGYDVYVASCLDEAKKIINEALPEIILTDLKLGNQNGIEILNSLPEEPFSPAVIVITAFGTISSAVEAIKKGAFDYLTKPLDKEVLLVTVKKAEERMKLIKENLMLRKELYEKFKINGIIGKSRKMLQVIDIVKKVTPTNATVLIYGESGTGKELIAKAIHYNSSRKDKPFIAINCAAIPETLIESELFGYEPGAFTGANTRKIGLIEAADKGTLFLDEIAELPLATQSKLLRVLQEKEVRRIGGKDTIKVDVRIIAATNKNLSTEVEKNRFREDLYYRLKVITVEIPPLRERKEDIPELVNFFIEKYSREFGKRINGIDSTALEALINYHWPGNIRQLETVIERAIIICEGEKITLKDIKDEIKISIPRNVFEIDIPDEGINYEELEKELLKKALVKSNYVIAKAARLLGMSYKTFWYRLEKFGLSENFPKRENFLK; this is translated from the coding sequence ATGACATCAATACTCGTAATTGATGACGAACAGTTACAGAGAGAAATTCTTAAAACAATCCTTTCAGAAGAGGGCTATGATGTTTATGTCGCCTCTTGCTTAGATGAGGCAAAAAAAATAATCAATGAAGCCCTTCCTGAGATAATTCTTACTGATTTAAAGCTTGGTAATCAGAACGGTATTGAAATTCTCAACAGCCTGCCAGAAGAACCCTTCAGTCCTGCTGTAATTGTTATTACTGCATTTGGAACAATCTCATCAGCAGTTGAGGCAATTAAAAAAGGAGCCTTTGATTATCTTACAAAACCTCTTGATAAAGAAGTTCTTTTAGTTACCGTAAAAAAAGCAGAAGAAAGAATGAAGCTTATTAAAGAAAATCTGATGCTGAGAAAAGAACTTTATGAAAAATTTAAAATAAATGGCATTATTGGAAAATCCAGAAAAATGCTTCAGGTAATTGATATAGTTAAGAAAGTAACTCCAACAAATGCAACAGTGCTAATATATGGCGAATCAGGAACAGGAAAAGAACTTATTGCAAAGGCAATCCATTATAATTCATCAAGAAAAGACAAACCCTTTATTGCAATAAATTGTGCAGCAATTCCTGAAACATTGATAGAGAGTGAACTTTTTGGCTATGAACCAGGAGCTTTCACAGGTGCAAATACGAGGAAAATAGGACTCATAGAGGCTGCGGACAAGGGCACACTTTTTCTTGACGAAATTGCTGAACTTCCTCTTGCAACTCAATCCAAGCTTCTCAGAGTGCTTCAGGAAAAAGAAGTTAGAAGAATTGGCGGTAAAGATACAATCAAAGTTGATGTTAGAATAATTGCAGCAACCAACAAGAATCTCTCTACAGAGGTGGAAAAAAACAGATTTAGAGAAGACCTTTATTACAGATTAAAAGTCATAACAGTGGAAATACCTCCTTTAAGAGAGAGAAAAGAGGACATTCCAGAGCTTGTAAACTTTTTTATTGAAAAATACTCAAGAGAATTTGGAAAAAGAATTAATGGAATTGACAGTACAGCACTGGAGGCTTTAATTAATTATCACTGGCCTGGAAACATAAGACAGCTGGAGACGGTTATTGAGAGAGCAATAATTATTTGTGAAGGAGAAAAAATTACATTGAAAGATATTAAGGATGAAATAAAAATTTCCATACCAAGAAATGTCTTTGAAATAGATATACCGGATGAGGGAATAAACTACGAAGAGCTTGAAAAAGAGTTGTTAAAAAAAGCACTGGTTAAATCCAATTATGTTATTGCAAAGGCAGCAAGATTACTTGGAATGAGTTACAAAACATTCTGGTACAGGCTTGAAAAATTCGGACTTTCTGAGAATTTCCCGAAAAGGGAAAATTTCCTCAAATGA
- a CDS encoding ribonuclease H-like domain-containing protein — translation MIKNTFILLDGIGEKRERKLWREGILTWEDFFNCKEVLDVDYEKKRAYDEFLYKAYEALSCKNCYFFSENLKKREHWRLFEEFINDTVCLDIETNGLTPEKGGYVTVVGLYSIKGYKALIKGENLTEDTLQQAIDEHKYLITFYGSIFDIPFLKKEFPNLKIEHIPHFDLFFAGKRLGIQGGLKKLETLFLIERQDELKGLNGYDAVKLWKAYLSGSIDSLERLISYNRADTENLFQLGKIFYEMLRSQVGIEEFMDNGTKRDCQKVS, via the coding sequence ATGATTAAAAACACCTTTATCCTTCTTGATGGAATTGGAGAAAAAAGAGAGCGAAAGCTATGGAGAGAAGGAATTCTTACATGGGAAGATTTTTTCAATTGTAAAGAAGTTTTAGATGTAGACTATGAGAAAAAAAGAGCCTATGACGAGTTTCTTTATAAAGCTTATGAGGCGTTAAGTTGTAAGAATTGTTACTTCTTCTCTGAAAACTTAAAAAAAAGAGAACATTGGAGACTATTTGAAGAGTTTATCAATGATACTGTATGCCTTGATATAGAAACAAACGGACTGACACCAGAAAAAGGTGGATATGTAACAGTTGTTGGGCTATATTCAATAAAAGGATATAAAGCTTTAATTAAAGGAGAAAATCTAACTGAAGACACACTGCAGCAAGCCATTGATGAGCATAAATATCTGATAACCTTTTATGGAAGCATCTTTGATATCCCCTTTCTTAAAAAAGAGTTTCCTAATTTAAAAATTGAACACATTCCTCACTTTGACCTCTTTTTTGCAGGAAAAAGGCTCGGGATTCAGGGTGGACTGAAAAAGCTTGAAACATTATTTCTGATTGAAAGACAGGACGAGCTTAAAGGACTTAACGGATATGATGCTGTAAAGCTATGGAAAGCCTATTTAAGTGGAAGCATTGACAGCCTTGAACGCCTTATCTCTTATAACAGAGCGGATACAGAAAATTTATTTCAACTGGGAAAGATTTTTTATGAGATGCTGCGTTCACAAGTAGGCATTGAAGAGTTTATGGATAATGGAACAAAAAGAGATTGTCAAAAAGTTTCTTAA
- a CDS encoding KUP/HAK/KT family potassium transporter, translated as MTGIIKAMGLVFGDIGTSPIYTLTVAFLILEPTYENVLGVLSLVFWTLVIIPTLQYNILAMRLSIRGEGGTIVLAEIFKSLAKSKKARAVVTFLSFIGISFLMGDGVITPSISILSAVEGSAFIPGVTVSQGMIVLTAMVIAIFLFFFQKKGTEKIASAFGPVMVVWFSSLFVLGVYGIFKNTDVLKAVNPYYAINFLLKNGWKGYLILGEVILCATGAEAMYADMGHLGSKPIRQAWAILFFVLSINYLGQGAFILSHPEVKNILFELSLNFSSYLYVPFLILSIAATVIASQAMISGMFSIVYQAITTRIMPMLKIDYTSKELKSQIYIGSVNWLLLIAVLFIMLEFKSSSNLAAAYGIAVIGNMCITGIILILIFFLKRNYFALIAALAVTAVDLIYFSSCIHKIPQGGYYSIVLALFPLLTILLFTNGQKKLYTAMQFMDREDFILKFERVYKTNPKIAGTAIFFIRDTGKISPYIVETMFYHGIIYEDNIFLSILIRPDPFGVTGYFKENLCQGIRVFEIEMGYMEFVNIEEILRENGIDERAIFYGLEDIIARKHWKLFAFIKRITPAFISFFRLPSRKLHGVLTRIEM; from the coding sequence ATGACAGGAATAATAAAAGCAATGGGACTTGTTTTTGGAGACATTGGAACAAGTCCCATATATACATTAACTGTAGCATTTTTAATTCTTGAGCCTACCTATGAAAATGTTCTTGGCGTTCTAAGCCTCGTTTTCTGGACGCTTGTTATTATACCAACTCTTCAATACAATATCCTTGCAATGAGACTCAGTATAAGAGGTGAAGGTGGTACAATTGTTCTTGCTGAGATATTTAAATCCCTTGCAAAATCAAAAAAAGCAAGAGCAGTTGTTACGTTCTTATCTTTTATTGGAATCTCTTTTCTTATGGGCGATGGGGTTATAACACCATCAATAAGCATTCTAAGTGCTGTTGAAGGCTCGGCTTTTATCCCGGGTGTTACAGTATCACAGGGAATGATTGTTTTGACTGCAATGGTTATTGCCATATTCTTATTTTTCTTTCAAAAAAAAGGAACTGAAAAGATTGCCTCTGCTTTTGGTCCTGTAATGGTTGTATGGTTTTCTTCTCTTTTTGTTCTTGGTGTTTATGGAATTTTTAAAAATACCGATGTTTTGAAAGCTGTAAATCCCTACTATGCCATTAATTTTCTTTTAAAAAATGGCTGGAAGGGCTACTTAATCTTGGGAGAAGTTATTCTTTGCGCAACTGGTGCTGAAGCAATGTATGCAGATATGGGCCATCTTGGTTCAAAGCCAATAAGACAGGCTTGGGCAATTCTGTTTTTTGTTCTTTCAATTAACTATCTTGGTCAGGGTGCTTTTATTCTATCTCATCCTGAAGTTAAAAACATACTTTTTGAACTATCTTTAAATTTTTCATCCTATCTTTATGTTCCTTTTTTAATTTTGAGTATAGCTGCAACAGTTATTGCTTCTCAGGCAATGATAAGTGGCATGTTTTCAATTGTTTATCAGGCAATCACCACAAGAATAATGCCCATGTTAAAGATTGATTATACCTCAAAGGAATTAAAATCCCAGATATATATCGGCAGTGTTAACTGGCTTTTACTTATTGCAGTTTTATTCATTATGCTGGAGTTTAAAAGTTCTTCCAATTTAGCAGCTGCTTATGGAATTGCTGTAATAGGAAATATGTGTATAACAGGAATCATATTAATTTTAATCTTTTTTCTTAAAAGAAACTATTTTGCGCTGATAGCTGCTCTGGCTGTTACCGCTGTTGATCTTATATATTTCAGCTCCTGTATACATAAGATTCCTCAGGGTGGATATTATTCAATTGTACTTGCATTGTTTCCACTTTTGACTATTCTGCTTTTTACAAATGGGCAGAAAAAACTTTACACTGCCATGCAGTTTATGGATAGAGAAGACTTTATTTTAAAATTTGAGAGAGTTTATAAAACAAATCCAAAGATAGCAGGAACAGCCATTTTCTTTATCAGGGATACAGGTAAGATTTCACCATATATAGTGGAAACAATGTTCTATCACGGAATAATCTATGAGGACAATATATTTCTTTCAATACTCATAAGACCTGATCCATTTGGAGTAACAGGTTATTTTAAGGAAAATCTCTGCCAGGGTATAAGAGTCTTTGAGATTGAGATGGGTTACATGGAGTTTGTAAATATTGAAGAAATACTCAGGGAAAATGGAATTGATGAAAGAGCAATATTTTATGGTCTTGAAGACATTATTGCAAGAAAACACTGGAAGTTATTCGCCTTTATAAAAAGAATAACTCCAGCATTTATAAGCTTTTTCCGTTTGCCTTCAAGAAAGCTTCATGGTGTTCTAACAAGAATTGAAATGTAA
- a CDS encoding M23 family metallopeptidase: protein MYKLKKLMLKIFSPVTIMFIPHGRTKVYGLKVPFLIIFLLIFSVFAFNVYVASKAVNTIEYYRMKQDFSSIMNRFNELKSTIIALKNAEAEFNRIFSLKSKRAILESVNFHPSGDIDIEELKSHAQKAINSVNEIKNFLLEQHDIYRSTPLGWPVNGEITSPFGKREHPKYGNEEIHTGVDISVPEGTEVRATADGIVVFSGYQARSGNVVMIKHGYGFTTVYAHNKQNLVNVGQKVKRGDIIALSGNTGSTTGAHLHYEVWKNNSPVNPLSYLKEDSNVF from the coding sequence GTGTATAAACTAAAAAAATTAATGTTAAAAATCTTTTCTCCTGTCACAATAATGTTTATTCCCCATGGAAGAACAAAAGTTTATGGATTAAAGGTTCCTTTTTTAATAATTTTTTTACTTATTTTTTCTGTTTTTGCCTTTAATGTTTATGTTGCATCAAAAGCTGTTAACACGATTGAATACTATCGTATGAAACAGGATTTTTCCTCTATAATGAACAGATTTAATGAACTTAAATCTACAATTATTGCTTTGAAAAATGCCGAAGCAGAATTTAATAGAATTTTTTCGTTGAAATCAAAGAGAGCAATCCTTGAATCTGTCAATTTTCACCCCTCTGGCGATATTGATATAGAAGAATTGAAAAGCCATGCTCAGAAAGCTATAAACTCAGTGAATGAAATAAAAAATTTTTTATTGGAGCAGCATGATATATACAGGTCAACTCCTCTTGGCTGGCCTGTCAATGGAGAGATAACATCTCCTTTTGGAAAAAGAGAGCATCCAAAATATGGAAATGAAGAAATACACACAGGTGTTGATATTTCTGTGCCAGAAGGCACAGAAGTCAGAGCAACGGCAGACGGCATAGTTGTTTTTTCAGGATATCAGGCTCGTAGTGGAAATGTAGTAATGATTAAACATGGTTATGGTTTTACCACTGTTTATGCTCATAATAAACAAAATCTTGTAAATGTAGGACAAAAAGTAAAACGGGGAGACATTATAGCTCTTTCAGGGAATACTGGTTCTACCACAGGAGCACATCTTCATTATGAAGTATGGAAAAACAACTCTCCTGTTAATCCTTTGTCTTATCTAAAGGAGGATTCTAATGTTTTTTAA
- a CDS encoding aminotransferase class IV, with protein sequence MNYRTILFGEGLFETILWQGKTKKLLRHYERLKNSAQFFHIPCPDFESFYRLIEEKAEKRKNIYVKYCLISKGEGIYHSYPEESESLVIIKDYKADLNPKKLFISSIKRHSRNPVIYHKTMNYLTNILAKREALLEGFDDSIMLNENDEITECASSNILVVKGERLQTPAKESGLLSGTTLQILIEKANVKEERLKIEDLYTARAVFILNSLTGALPVSQIMDKKYPFDNEILQYLNSLIDEENQP encoded by the coding sequence GTGAATTACAGAACCATTTTATTTGGCGAAGGCCTTTTTGAGACAATTCTATGGCAGGGAAAAACAAAGAAACTTCTGAGGCATTATGAAAGGCTTAAAAATTCAGCTCAATTTTTTCATATTCCATGCCCTGATTTTGAGAGTTTCTACAGGCTAATTGAAGAAAAAGCAGAAAAAAGAAAAAATATATATGTTAAATACTGCCTTATATCAAAGGGAGAAGGTATTTATCACTCATACCCTGAAGAAAGTGAATCTCTCGTTATAATCAAAGATTACAAAGCCGATTTAAATCCAAAAAAACTTTTTATCTCAAGCATTAAAAGACACAGTAGGAATCCTGTAATTTATCATAAAACAATGAACTACCTTACAAATATTCTTGCAAAGAGAGAAGCCTTGTTGGAAGGTTTTGATGATTCAATCATGCTTAATGAAAATGATGAAATAACGGAATGTGCCTCATCAAATATTTTAGTTGTTAAGGGGGAGAGGCTGCAAACTCCTGCAAAAGAATCTGGACTGCTTTCAGGAACAACACTTCAGATTTTGATTGAAAAAGCAAATGTGAAAGAGGAAAGGCTAAAAATAGAAGACCTTTACACTGCCCGAGCTGTTTTTATACTAAACAGTCTTACAGGAGCATTGCCTGTGTCTCAGATTATGGATAAAAAATATCCTTTTGATAATGAAATTTTACAATATCTAAATTCCCTTATTGATGAGGAAAACCAACCATAA
- the xerD gene encoding site-specific tyrosine recombinase XerD, producing MEQKEIVKKFLNYCLTEKALSINTVKSYENDLKGFLNWLDEQNILILNCKKDDIVHYLLGLKEKGYTSSSIARNLSSLKQFFRFLIFEGSINHDPTEGLKSPKLWLRLPKALELDEVKKLLSVMLQSKYYLRDITMLELMYASGLRVSELVNLKLSDINFEAGFIRVKGKGDKERVVPIAHRSIEKIKKYLVELRPKLLKKKTSDYVFLNNRGEAMTRQRFWQNLKTMGSVAGVNVTPHMIRHSFATHLLEGGADLRSLQKMLGHSDISTTQIYTKVSMDRLRKEYLKHHPRAR from the coding sequence ATGGAACAAAAAGAGATTGTCAAAAAGTTTCTTAATTATTGTCTTACTGAAAAAGCCCTCTCTATAAATACAGTAAAATCTTATGAAAATGATTTGAAAGGATTTTTAAATTGGCTTGATGAGCAAAATATTTTAATTCTTAACTGTAAAAAAGATGACATAGTGCACTATCTGTTAGGCTTAAAGGAAAAAGGCTACACTTCTTCATCCATTGCGAGAAACCTATCTTCTTTAAAGCAGTTTTTTCGTTTTTTGATTTTTGAAGGCTCAATAAACCACGATCCAACAGAGGGGCTTAAATCACCAAAACTATGGCTAAGACTTCCAAAGGCTCTTGAGTTGGATGAGGTAAAAAAGCTTCTTTCAGTGATGCTTCAAAGCAAATACTACTTAAGAGATATTACCATGCTTGAATTAATGTATGCTTCGGGCTTAAGGGTTAGTGAGCTTGTTAATTTAAAATTGAGCGATATAAATTTTGAAGCAGGATTTATAAGAGTTAAAGGCAAGGGAGATAAAGAAAGAGTTGTTCCAATAGCTCATCGTTCAATAGAGAAAATTAAAAAGTATTTAGTAGAGCTAAGACCAAAGCTTCTTAAAAAGAAGACTTCTGATTATGTTTTTTTAAATAACAGAGGAGAGGCAATGACCCGTCAAAGATTCTGGCAGAATCTCAAGACAATGGGAAGCGTTGCTGGAGTGAATGTAACACCTCATATGATAAGACATAGCTTTGCAACCCACTTGCTTGAAGGTGGTGCAGATTTAAGATCTTTACAGAAAATGCTTGGTCACAGTGACATATCAACAACGCAAATTTATACTAAAGTTTCAATGGATAGACTCCGCAAGGAGTACCTTAAACACCATCCAAGAGCCAGATAA
- a CDS encoding nucleotidyltransferase domain-containing protein has translation MIVTKNLNLSFAEEKILELFSSTIQHSMPEASKIILFGSRARGLSDEESDLDVAVVVKSPVNKSLWDIIWSIKWEVLNKLLLEEFPLSLTLLSEEEFNSDKALIREIKKDGVVLWERN, from the coding sequence ATGATTGTTACAAAAAATTTAAATCTTTCCTTTGCTGAAGAAAAAATTCTTGAACTGTTTTCTTCAACTATACAACACAGCATGCCTGAGGCATCAAAAATTATTTTATTCGGCTCCCGTGCTCGAGGTCTTTCTGATGAGGAAAGTGACCTTGATGTTGCTGTGGTGGTTAAATCTCCAGTAAATAAAAGTTTATGGGACATAATCTGGAGTATAAAATGGGAAGTACTCAACAAACTCCTTTTAGAAGAATTTCCTCTCTCCCTTACATTATTGTCTGAGGAGGAATTTAACTCAGACAAAGCTCTTATCAGAGAAATAAAAAAAGATGGAGTGGTGCTTTGGGAAAGGAATTAG
- a CDS encoding mechanosensitive ion channel family protein, translated as MNIEKIAVSSIIVIVSAGVLLLARFFLFKIVHHWAKRTKTGLDNLIIETIKFPSIFWCIGIALYIGVDSSELPSKYNLYVVRAIHILIILSITVVAANLVNRLFNQYVERSSVSVQSTGLLNFIIKLTVYLIGFIVILNILGISIAPLITALGVGGLAVALALKDTLENLFAGIHIMAEKTIRVGDFIRLETGQEGYVEDISWRTTRIRMLPNNMIVIPNSKLAQSIVINYFLPEKRMSLLIPVSVSYSSDPEKVEKILIEEAKKASEEIEGLLSEPEPFVRFIPGFGESSLDFTLVCQIREFVDQYKIQHELRKRIFKRFQEEGIEIPFPQRVVWLKNDIINS; from the coding sequence ATGAACATTGAAAAAATTGCAGTTTCCTCTATCATAGTAATAGTTTCAGCGGGAGTTTTACTTTTAGCAAGATTTTTTCTGTTTAAAATAGTTCATCACTGGGCTAAAAGGACTAAAACTGGCTTAGACAACTTAATAATAGAAACAATTAAATTTCCTTCCATTTTCTGGTGCATTGGAATAGCCCTTTACATTGGAGTTGACAGCTCGGAACTTCCATCAAAGTACAACTTATATGTAGTCAGGGCAATTCATATATTGATAATTCTATCAATCACTGTGGTTGCTGCAAATCTTGTTAACAGACTTTTCAATCAGTATGTTGAGCGTTCATCAGTCTCTGTTCAATCAACGGGACTTTTAAATTTCATCATAAAACTAACCGTATATTTAATCGGGTTTATAGTAATCCTTAATATTCTCGGAATTTCCATAGCACCACTTATAACAGCACTTGGAGTAGGCGGACTTGCTGTTGCTCTGGCACTTAAAGACACTCTTGAGAATCTCTTTGCTGGAATACATATCATGGCAGAAAAAACAATAAGGGTTGGAGATTTCATTAGGCTTGAGACAGGACAGGAAGGATATGTGGAGGATATTTCATGGAGAACAACGAGAATAAGAATGCTTCCAAATAATATGATAGTAATACCCAACAGCAAGCTTGCTCAGAGTATTGTGATTAACTACTTCCTTCCTGAAAAAAGAATGTCTCTACTGATTCCTGTAAGTGTAAGTTATTCATCAGACCCTGAGAAGGTTGAAAAGATACTGATTGAAGAGGCAAAAAAGGCTTCAGAGGAGATAGAAGGACTGCTCAGCGAACCTGAACCCTTTGTAAGATTTATCCCTGGTTTTGGGGAAAGCTCACTTGACTTTACTCTTGTATGTCAGATAAGAGAGTTCGTTGATCAATATAAAATTCAGCATGAGCTAAGAAAAAGAATATTTAAACGCTTCCAGGAAGAAGGAATTGAAATTCCCTTCCCTCAGAGAGTTGTATGGCTTAAAAATGATATAATTAACTCATGA